One Dama dama isolate Ldn47 chromosome 16, ASM3311817v1, whole genome shotgun sequence DNA window includes the following coding sequences:
- the BAG1 gene encoding BAG family molecular chaperone regulator 1, whose product MRKRNPDLPGKGSSGKLEVRDRESSRGVAPAAGVGVAPDKPGGASAEWAREGRGSSRTGVEGPSPATIAGRATNAGLADRGGARRPRGDRERLGPRRRAPRPGREPRQSVHPAERGPPPSQKSAVRSVTRGHAGSTRGAAACARRPRVKKKARPRPARSEEVTRSEEVARSEEVVPSEEVVLSEEVALSEEVARSEEMAAAGLSVTVTHSNEKHDLQVTPQEGNSEPIVQDLAQVVEEATGVPLPFQKLIFKGKSLKEMEMPLSALGIQNGCRVMLIGKKNSPEEEAELKKLKDLEKSVEKIADQLEELNKDLAGIQQGFLAKDLQAEALCKLDRRVKATIEQFMKILEEIDTLILPENFKDSRMKRKGLVKRIQAFLAECDTVEQNICQETERLQSTNLALAD is encoded by the exons ATGCGCAAGCGCAAT CCTGATCTTCCGGGGAAGGGGAGCTCCGGGAAGTTGGAGGTGAGGGACCGAGAGTCATCACGGGGCGTGGCCCCGGCGGCGGGCGTGGGCGTGGCCCCAGATAAGCCAGGCGGGGCCTCGGCTgagtgg GCCCGGGAGGGGCGGGGAAGCAGCCGAACAGGGGTGGAGGGCCCCAGCCCAGCTACCATCGCTGGGCGGGCAACAAACGCGGGTCTGGCGGACCGCGGGGGCGCGCGAAGACCGCGAGGCGACCGGGAGCGGCTGGGTCCCCGGCGGCGCGCCCCTCGGCCGGGCCGGGAGCCGCGCCAGTCGGTGCACCCAGCCGAGCGCGGTCCGCCTCCCTCCCAGAAATCAGCCGTCCGGAGCGTGACCAGAGGGCATGCCGGATCCACCAGAGGCGCCGCCGCCTGCGCTCGCAGGCCGCGGGTGAAAAAGAAAGCACGGCCTCGCCCGGCCCGGAGCGAAGAGGTGACCCGGAGCGAAGAGGTGGCCCGGAGCGAAGAGGTGGTCCCGAGCGAAGAGGTGGTCCTGAGTGAAGAGGTGGCCCTGAGCGAAGAGGTGGCTCGGAGCGAAGAAATGGCGGCAGCCGGGCTCAGCGTGACCGTCACCCACA GCAATGAGAAGCATGATCTTCAAGTTACCCCACAAGAAGGCAATAGTGAGCCAATTGTCCAAGACCTGGCCCAGGTTGTTGAAGAGGCTACAGGGGTTCCGCTGCCCTTTCAGAAACTCATATTTAAGG GAAAATCTCTGAAGGAAATGGAGATGCCATTGTCAGCacttggaatacaaaatggttGCCGGGTTATGTTAATTGGAAAAAAG AACAGTCCGGAGGAAGAAGCTGAGCTAAAGAAGCTGAAAGATTTGGAGAAATCTGTGGAGAAGATAGCTGACCAGCTGGAAGAACTGAATAAAGACCTTGCTGGAATCCAGCAG GGTTTTCTGGCCAAGGATTTGCAAGCTGAAGCTCTCTGCAAACTCGATAGGAGAGTAAAAGCCACGATCGAGCAGTTTATGAAGATCTTGGAGGAGATTGACACACTA ATTCTGCCAGAAAATTTCAAAGACAgtagaatgaaaaggaaaggttTGGTGAAAAGGATTCAG GCCTTCCTAGCTGAGTGTGACACAGTGGAGCAGAACATCTGCCAAGAGACAGAGCGACTGCAGTCCACAAACTTGGCCCTCGCTGACTGA